One window from the genome of Megalobrama amblycephala isolate DHTTF-2021 linkage group LG4, ASM1881202v1, whole genome shotgun sequence encodes:
- the LOC125267049 gene encoding sedoheptulokinase-like — translation MSTSAQLTFGMPAEFSPPSSPDALSPVAYFPYLHGSYLAVAASLNGGNVMATFVRMLDSWIKEFGLEVNESRIYSQLIQSALAQPNTDLTVTSTLLGERHDPTTSASVSQISPSNLSLGHVTRAVCRGIIENMATMMPPHSLQAAGVRCIIGSGSVLSCNPVLQQEVERVFPFPVVYGKDVDSAVGVAMVFKDQLMMFVSETPDLL, via the exons ATGAGCACTTCAGCCCAGCTGACGTTCGGGATGCCTGCAGAGTTCAGCCCTCCCAGTTCTCCAGACGCCCTCTCCCCCGTTGCTTATTTCCCATACTTGCACGGCTCCTATCTGGCAGTGGCCGCATCACTTAACGGAGGCAATGTCATGGCCACCTTTGTCAGAATGCTGGACTCATGGATCAAAGAATTTG GATTGGAAGTAAACGAGTCCAGAATCTACTCCCAGCTGATCCAGTCTGCCCTGGCACAGCCCAATACTGACCTAACTGTGACTTCGACGCTACTAGGAGAGCGGCATGACCCCACCACCAGCGCCAGTGTCTCACAAATCTCGCCCTCTAACCTCTCTCTGGGTCACGTGACTCGGGCTGTGTGCAGGGGCATTATTGAAAACATGGCCACTATGATGCCCCCTCATAGCTTGCAGGCTGCAGGGGTCAGGTGTATTATTGGCAGTGGCAGCGTTCTGTCTTGTAACCCCGTTCTGCAACAGGAAGTGGAGAGAGTGTTTCCATTTCCTGTCGTCTACGGAAAAGATGTGGACTCAGCGGTTGGAGTTGCCATGGTGTTTAAAGATCAACTTATGATGTTTGTCTCTGAGACACCTGACCTACTATAa